A single region of the Glycine max cultivar Williams 82 chromosome 20, Glycine_max_v4.0, whole genome shotgun sequence genome encodes:
- the LOC100305739 gene encoding DNA-directed RNA polymerases II, IV and V subunit 6A-like (The RefSeq protein has 1 substitution compared to this genomic sequence): MADEDYEDIDMGYEDEPPEPEIEEGAEEDVENKNDEITGESIDTEDKEEEQPVKRPRKTSKYMTKYERARILGTRALQISMNAPVMVELEGETDPLEIAMKELRERKIPFTIRRYLPDGSYEDWGVDELIVEDSWKRQVGGD, encoded by the exons ATGGCTGACGAGGACTATGAAGATATTGACATGGG GTACGAAGATGAACCGCCAGAGCCCGAGATTGAG GAAGGTGCAGAGGAAGATGTGGAGAACAAAAACGATGAAATAACTGGAGAGCCTATTGACACCGAGGATAAGGAAGAGGAACAACCAGTGAAGCGGCCTCGAAAGACATCGAAATATATGACTAAGTATGAGCGTGCTAGAATTTTGGGCACCCGTGCTCTTCAAATCAG TATGAATGCACCTGTCATGGTCGAGTTGGAGGGGGAAACTGACCCACTCGAG ATTGCTATGAAGGAGCTTCGAGAGCGGAAAATACCCTTTACAATTCGGCGCTACTTGCCTGATGGAAG CTATGAAGATTGGGGAGTTGATGAACTGATTGTGGAAGACTCCTGGAAGAGGCAAGTGGGtggtgattga
- the LOC100305739 gene encoding DNA-directed RNA polymerases II, IV and V subunit 6A-like isoform X1: MADEDYEDIDMGYEDEPPEPEIEVQNSLSCVLFLYLHKCMLLNSALNEVIELLTAGLIDEQEGAEEDVENKNDEITGEPIDTEDKEEEQPVKRPRKTSKYMTKYERARILGTRALQISMNAPVMVELEGETDPLEIAMKELRERKIPFTIRRYLPDGSYEDWGVDELIVEDSWKRQVGGD; this comes from the exons ATGGCTGACGAGGACTATGAAGATATTGACATGGG GTACGAAGATGAACCGCCAGAGCCCGAGATTGAGGTGCAGAACTCTTTGTCTTGTGTCCTTTTTTTGTATCTACACAAATGCATGTTATTGAACTCTGCGTTGAATGAAGTAATTGAATTATTGACTgctggattgattgatgaacaGGAAGGTGCAGAGGAAGATGTGGAGAACAAAAACGATGAAATAACTGGAGAGCCTATTGACACCGAGGATAAGGAAGAGGAACAACCAGTGAAGCGGCCTCGAAAGACATCGAAATATATGACTAAGTATGAGCGTGCTAGAATTTTGGGCACCCGTGCTCTTCAAATCAG TATGAATGCACCTGTCATGGTCGAGTTGGAGGGGGAAACTGACCCACTCGAG ATTGCTATGAAGGAGCTTCGAGAGCGGAAAATACCCTTTACAATTCGGCGCTACTTGCCTGATGGAAG CTATGAAGATTGGGGAGTTGATGAACTGATTGTGGAAGACTCCTGGAAGAGGCAAGTGGGtggtgattga
- the LOC100778314 gene encoding probable methyltransferase PMT16 encodes MANADSSSSSRYRSVLNLRRKAHIYALVVLLCITSYLLAVFHRGSRLTTALSLSAPCNHFSAESSKTFPRCSANFSEYTPCHDPQRSLRYKRSRKIYKERHCPEEPLKCRVPAPHGYRNPFPWPASRDRAWFANVPHRELTVEKAVQNWIRSDGDRFVFPGGGTTFPNGADAYIEDIGMLINLKDGSIRTALDTGCGVASWGAYLLSRNILTLSIAPRDTHEAQVQFALERGVPAFIGILATKRLPFPSRAFDISHCSRCLIPWAEYDGIFLNEVDRFLRPGGYWILSGPPINWKKYWKGWQRKKEELNEEQTKIEKVAKSLCWNKLVEKDDIAIWQKPKNHLDCKANHKLTQNRSFCNAQNDPDKAWYTNMQTCLSPVPVVSSKEETAGGVVDNWPKRLKSIPPRIYKGTIEGVTAETYSKNYELWKKRVSHYKTVNNLLGTERYRNLLDMNAYLGGFAAALIEDPVWVMNVVPVQAKVNTLGAIYERGLIGIYHDWCEAMSTYPRTYDLIHADSVFSLYSNRCELEDILLEMDRILRPEGCVIIRDDADILVKVKSIVNGLEWDSIIVDHEDGPLQREKLLFAMKKYWTAPAASEKTN; translated from the exons ATGGCGAATgctgattcttcttcttcttcccgcTACCGCAGCGTTTTGAACTTAAGAAGAAAAGCACACATATACGCACTCGTTGTCCTTCTCTGCATCACCTCCTACCTCCTCGCCGTCTTTCACCGAGGATCGCGCCTCACCACCGCCCTCTCCCTCTCCGCACCGTGCAACCACTTCAGCGCCGAGTCTTCTAAAACCTTCCCTCGGTGCAGCGCCAACTTCAGCGAGTACACGCCGTGCCATGACCCGCAAAGGTCCCTGAGGTACAAACGTAGCAGAAAGATATACAAAGAAAGGCACTGTCCCGAAGAGCCCTTGAAGTGTAGGGTACCTGCCCCCCACGGCTACCGGAACCCCTTCCCCTGGCCGGCGAGTAGAGACCGCGCGTGGTTCGCTAACGTCCCCCACCGTGAGCTCACCGTGGAGAAGGCCGTGCAGAACTGGATACGCTCCGACGGCGACCGCTTCGTCTTCCCCGGCGGCGGAACCACCTTCCCCAACGGCGCTGACGCCTACATTGAGGATATCGGAATGTTGATTAATCTTAAAGATGGCTCTATTCGGACTGCTCTCGATACTGGCTGTGGG GTTGCTAGTTGGGGAGCCTATCTTCTATCACGCAATATCCTAACATTGTCAATTGCTCCAAGGGATACCCACGAAGCACAAGTTCAATTTGCTCTTGAGCGAGGTGTTCCTGCATTCATTGGAATCCTAGCCACCAAGAGGCTTCCTTTCCCTTCCAGGGCTTTTGACATCTCCCATTGCTCTCGCTGCCTCATCCCATGGGCTGAATATG ATGGGATTTTTCTTAACGAAGTGGATCGATTTCTACGCCCTGGTGGGTATTGGATTCTATCTGGGCCACCAATCAATTGGAAGAAATACTGGAAAGGGTGGCAGAGAAAAAAGGAGGAACTGAACGAAGAGCAGACCAAAATTGAGAAGGTAGCCAAAAGCCTTTGTTGGAACAAGCTAGTCGAGAAGGACGATATTGCCATCTGGCAGAAACCAAAAAACCATTTAGATTGCAAGGCCAATCATAAACTCACCCAAAACAGATCATTCTGCAATGCACAAAATGACCCTGACAAGGCCTG GTACACCAATATGCAAACATGTCTGAGTCCTGTTCCTGTAGTGTCTAGCAAAGAAGAAACTGCTGGTGGGGTAGTGGACAATTGGCCAAAGAGATTAAAATCCATCCCACCAAGGATTTATAAGGGTACCATAGAAGGGGTTACAGCCGAAacttattcaaaaaattatgagctgtggaagaaaagggtaTCACATTATAAGACAGTGAACAATCTACTAGGAACTGAGAGATACCGCAATCTTTTGGATATGAATGCCTACTTGGGTGGATTTGCCGCTGCACTAATTGAGGACCCTGTTTGGGTCATGAACGTGGTTCCTGTTCAGGCTAAGGTTAACACACTTGGAGCCATATATGAACGAGGCTTGATTGGAATATATCATGACTG GTGTGAAGCAATGTCTACTTATCCTAGAACTTATGATCTAATTCATGCTGATTCAGTGTTCAGCCTTTACAGTAACAG ATGTGAATTGGAAGACATTCTGCTAGAAATGGATAGGATTCTTAGACCTGAAGGATGTGTTATCATCCGAGATGATGCTGACATATTGGTAAAAGTAAAGAGCATCGTCAATGGATTGGAATGGGATAGTATAATTGTAGACCATGAAGATGGGCCTCTTCAAAGGGAGAAACTTCTATTTGCTATGAAGAAGTATTGGACGGCTCCAGCAGCTTCTGAGAagactaattaa
- the IQD66 gene encoding protein IQ-DOMAIN 66, whose amino-acid sequence MGFLRRIFGAKKPSDSKSAKKRWTFLKHTVRNKSLPPPPPPSAVTYFDSSTPLDANKHAIAVAAATAAVAEAALAAAHAAAEVVRLTSGGVSATSTRPAAMAARVGNLETAAVRIQSAFRGYLARRALRALKALVKLQALVRGHIVRKQSADMLRRMQTLVRLQAQARASRAHLSDPSFNFNSSLSHYPVPEEYEHPPRGFSTKFDGSSILKRCSSNANSRNVDSERARFDSNWLNRWMELDNKSSQTGDASLKNGRPDDDKSDKILEVDTWRPHFKSHHSSSSFQAAHYYLSSDYNNENFGAAHESPSKRSAKALNQSFSSREVLQLSSLKFHKGKEEASSRTADNSPQTFSANSRNGSGARRGGGPFTPTRSECSWGFLSGYPGHPNYMANTESFRAKVRSQSAPRQRLEFDRYGSTRRPVHLVGSNSDHDSDLRNKVLPAFNQMNRIGSSNLR is encoded by the exons ATGGGTTTTCTCCGGCGAATTTTCGGCGCCAAAAAACCATCCGATTCCAAATCCGCCAAGAAAAGATGGACCTTCCTCAAACACACCGTCAGGAACAAGTCACTCCCGCCGCCACCGCCACCCTCCGCCGTCACTTACTTTGATTCCTCAACTCCCTTGGACGCCAACAAGCATGCCATCGCCGTCGCCGCCGCCACCGCCGCCGTAGCAGAGGCTGCTCTCGCCGCCGCCCACGCTGCTGCGGAGGTTGTCAGACTCACAAGCGGAGGCGTCTCCGCCACAAGCACCAGGCCCGCCGCTATGGCGGCGCGTGTTGGCAACCTTGAAACCGCCGCCGTTAGGATACAATCGGCGTTCCGTGGTTACTTg GCAAGGAGGGCATTGAGAGCGCTAAAAGCATTGGTGAAGTTGCAAGCATTGGTTAGGGGCCACATTGTGAGAAAGCAAAGTGCTGATATGCTGAGGCGCATGCAAACATTGGTGCGACTTCAGGCCCAGGCACGTGCAAGCCGTGCGCACTTGTCGGATCCTTCTTTCAACTTCAACTCTTCCCTTTCTCACTATCCT GTCCCTGAAGAATATGAACACCCACCTCGTGGCTTCAGTACAAAATTTGATGGATCTTCTATCCTTAAG AGATGTAGTTCCAATGCCAATTCTAGGAACGTTGACTCAGAACGAGCCAGGTTTGATTCCAACTGGTTAAACCGTTGGATGGAATTAGATAACAAGAGCAGCCAAACTGGAGATGCTTCATTGAAAAATGGACGCCCTGATGATGATAAAAGTGACAAGATTCTCGAAGTGGATACTTGGAGGCCACACTTCAAGTCTCACCACAGTAGCAGCTCCTTCCAAGCAGCACATTATTATTTGAGTTCTGATTACAATAATGAGAACTTTGGAGCGGCACATGAGTCTCCATCAAAACGTTCAGCAAAGGCTCTAAACCAAAGCTTCTCATCAAGGGAGGTGTTGCAGCTAAGCTCATTGAAGTTTcacaaaggaaaagaagaagcaaGTTCAAGAACTGCTGACAATAGTCCACAAACATTTTCTGCCAATTCTAGAAATGGAAGTGGtgcaagaagaggaggaggaccCTTTACACCTACCAGGAGTGAGTGTTCGTGGGGTTTCCTCAGTGGCTACCCAGGTCACCCCAATTACATGGCAAACACTGAATCTTTTAGGGCTAAGGTTAGATCACAAAGTGCACCAAGACAAAGGCTGGAGTTTGACAGATACGGTTCCACTAGGAGGCCTGTTCATTTGGTGGGGTCTAATTCAGACCATGATTCAGATTTAAGGAACAAAGTCTTACCTGCCTTTAACCAAATGAACAGAATTGGGAGTAGCAACTTAAGGTGA
- the IQD66 gene encoding protein IQ-DOMAIN 66 isoform X1, with the protein MGFLRRIFGAKKPSDSKSAKKRWTFLKHTVRNKSLPPPPPPSAVTYFDSSTPLDANKHAIAVAAATAAVAEAALAAAHAAAEVVRLTSGGVSATSTRPAAMAARVGNLETAAVRIQSAFRGYLVPEEYEHPPRGFSTKFDGSSILKRCSSNANSRNVDSERARFDSNWLNRWMELDNKSSQTGDASLKNGRPDDDKSDKILEVDTWRPHFKSHHSSSSFQAAHYYLSSDYNNENFGAAHESPSKRSAKALNQSFSSREVLQLSSLKFHKGKEEASSRTADNSPQTFSANSRNGSGARRGGGPFTPTRSECSWGFLSGYPGHPNYMANTESFRAKVRSQSAPRQRLEFDRYGSTRRPVHLVGSNSDHDSDLRNKVLPAFNQMNRIGSSNLR; encoded by the exons ATGGGTTTTCTCCGGCGAATTTTCGGCGCCAAAAAACCATCCGATTCCAAATCCGCCAAGAAAAGATGGACCTTCCTCAAACACACCGTCAGGAACAAGTCACTCCCGCCGCCACCGCCACCCTCCGCCGTCACTTACTTTGATTCCTCAACTCCCTTGGACGCCAACAAGCATGCCATCGCCGTCGCCGCCGCCACCGCCGCCGTAGCAGAGGCTGCTCTCGCCGCCGCCCACGCTGCTGCGGAGGTTGTCAGACTCACAAGCGGAGGCGTCTCCGCCACAAGCACCAGGCCCGCCGCTATGGCGGCGCGTGTTGGCAACCTTGAAACCGCCGCCGTTAGGATACAATCGGCGTTCCGTGGTTACTTg GTCCCTGAAGAATATGAACACCCACCTCGTGGCTTCAGTACAAAATTTGATGGATCTTCTATCCTTAAG AGATGTAGTTCCAATGCCAATTCTAGGAACGTTGACTCAGAACGAGCCAGGTTTGATTCCAACTGGTTAAACCGTTGGATGGAATTAGATAACAAGAGCAGCCAAACTGGAGATGCTTCATTGAAAAATGGACGCCCTGATGATGATAAAAGTGACAAGATTCTCGAAGTGGATACTTGGAGGCCACACTTCAAGTCTCACCACAGTAGCAGCTCCTTCCAAGCAGCACATTATTATTTGAGTTCTGATTACAATAATGAGAACTTTGGAGCGGCACATGAGTCTCCATCAAAACGTTCAGCAAAGGCTCTAAACCAAAGCTTCTCATCAAGGGAGGTGTTGCAGCTAAGCTCATTGAAGTTTcacaaaggaaaagaagaagcaaGTTCAAGAACTGCTGACAATAGTCCACAAACATTTTCTGCCAATTCTAGAAATGGAAGTGGtgcaagaagaggaggaggaccCTTTACACCTACCAGGAGTGAGTGTTCGTGGGGTTTCCTCAGTGGCTACCCAGGTCACCCCAATTACATGGCAAACACTGAATCTTTTAGGGCTAAGGTTAGATCACAAAGTGCACCAAGACAAAGGCTGGAGTTTGACAGATACGGTTCCACTAGGAGGCCTGTTCATTTGGTGGGGTCTAATTCAGACCATGATTCAGATTTAAGGAACAAAGTCTTACCTGCCTTTAACCAAATGAACAGAATTGGGAGTAGCAACTTAAGGTGA